From the Candidatus Poribacteria bacterium genome, one window contains:
- a CDS encoding phosphoenolpyruvate carboxykinase (GTP), translating to MANRLERWVDEVARLTTPDSVYWCTGSDDEIARLTEECIATGVLHRLNQDAYPNCYLHRSDPQDVARTEHLTFICSQNQDDAGPTNNWLAPAEAKARLTPLYKGAMKGRTLYVVPYILGPVGSPFSKVGVEITDSRYVVLNLNIMTRMGQVALDQLGDSDEFVPGLHSLGDLSPERRFICHFPEERLIWSVGSGYGGNALLSKKCFALRIASTMARDEGWLAEHMLILEVEHPDGHKSYVAGALPSACGKTNLAMLVSPLEHLGYKVRTVGDDIAWLRIGPDGRLWAINPEAGFFGVVPGTGPDTNPNALGSIGSNSIYTNVAVDDHGHPWWEGCGREAPSSLLNWQGQPWDGSAPAAHPNSRFTAPARQCPSISPEWENPQGVPIDIMLFGGRRARLTPLIYEPFDWAHGVFVAATIGSETTAAQTGRVGVVRRDPMAMLPFCGYNMSDYLSHWLEMGKRIPKPPRIFHVNWFRKGEDGRWLWPGFGQNLRPLLWALERARGTAGAQETPIGYLPRQSDLNLDGLEIDAADLDELLQVRDGEWTGEADEVGKFFETLGPRLPDEMHRQLSGLKGRLNA from the coding sequence ATGGCGAACCGTCTTGAGAGATGGGTGGACGAGGTCGCACGCCTCACGACGCCCGACAGTGTCTATTGGTGCACCGGGTCGGACGATGAGATCGCGCGGCTCACGGAGGAGTGCATCGCCACCGGAGTTCTCCATCGGCTCAATCAGGATGCGTATCCCAACTGCTATCTGCACCGGAGCGATCCGCAAGATGTCGCGCGGACGGAGCACCTCACCTTCATCTGCTCGCAGAACCAGGACGACGCGGGCCCGACGAACAACTGGCTCGCCCCTGCGGAAGCCAAGGCGCGCCTGACGCCGCTCTACAAAGGCGCAATGAAGGGCAGAACGCTCTACGTCGTTCCTTACATCCTCGGACCCGTCGGTTCGCCGTTCAGCAAGGTCGGAGTGGAGATCACCGACAGCCGCTATGTCGTTCTGAACCTGAACATCATGACCCGCATGGGTCAGGTCGCGCTCGACCAGCTCGGGGACTCGGACGAGTTTGTTCCGGGGCTGCACTCGTTGGGCGATTTATCGCCGGAGCGCCGGTTCATCTGCCACTTCCCCGAAGAACGGCTCATCTGGAGCGTCGGCAGCGGGTACGGCGGCAACGCCCTGCTGAGCAAGAAGTGCTTCGCCCTCCGCATTGCCTCGACGATGGCGCGCGACGAGGGATGGCTCGCCGAGCACATGCTCATCCTCGAAGTGGAGCATCCCGACGGGCACAAATCCTACGTCGCGGGCGCGCTCCCCAGCGCGTGCGGCAAGACGAACCTCGCCATGCTCGTCAGTCCGCTGGAACACCTCGGATACAAGGTGCGAACCGTCGGGGACGACATCGCTTGGCTTCGCATCGGACCCGACGGGCGGCTCTGGGCGATCAACCCGGAGGCTGGCTTCTTCGGCGTCGTGCCGGGAACCGGTCCCGACACGAACCCCAACGCCCTCGGAAGCATCGGCTCCAACTCGATCTACACGAACGTCGCCGTCGATGATCACGGGCACCCGTGGTGGGAAGGCTGCGGCAGAGAGGCTCCGTCGTCGCTGCTCAACTGGCAGGGGCAGCCGTGGGACGGCAGCGCGCCCGCAGCGCATCCGAACTCCCGATTCACGGCTCCGGCGCGGCAATGCCCGTCCATCTCGCCGGAATGGGAAAACCCGCAGGGCGTGCCGATCGACATCATGCTCTTCGGCGGTCGCCGAGCGCGTCTCACGCCGCTGATCTACGAGCCGTTCGACTGGGCGCACGGCGTCTTCGTCGCCGCGACCATCGGCTCTGAGACGACGGCGGCGCAGACAGGACGCGTCGGCGTCGTTCGCCGCGACCCGATGGCAATGCTGCCGTTCTGCGGCTACAACATGTCCGACTACCTGTCCCATTGGCTGGAGATGGGCAAGCGGATCCCCAAGCCGCCGCGCATCTTCCACGTCAACTGGTTCCGCAAGGGTGAAGACGGCCGGTGGCTCTGGCCCGGATTCGGGCAGAACCTGCGACCCCTCCTGTGGGCGCTCGAACGCGCGCGCGGGACGGCTGGCGCTCAGGAGACGCCCATCGGCTACCTGCCGAGGCAGAGCGATCTGAACCTCGACGGGCTGGAGATCGACGCAGCCGACCTCGACGAGCTCCTCCAGGTCCGCGACGGCGAGTGGACGGGTGAGGCAGACGAGGTCGGGAAGTTCTTCGAAACGCTCGGACCCCGGTTGCCCGACGAGATGCATCGGCAGCTCTCAGGACTCAAGGGACGGCTGAACGCCTAA
- a CDS encoding cyclic nucleotide-binding domain-containing protein — translation MAQPAPSDIATRWLSQSTLDELVRLAEKSPKEFQVHFRRLDIRRKLQLRRYLFQRHQDEGYTIPSMLMQPMAKREAAPTPEATSLDGMTIGDALDAAEAEETSSLADLAAPSQTSAAGGGAASLDDLFAAPAETSAAADEAGSLDDLFAAPAEEAPAAESDDGSMSLDDLFGDEAESEQAKAAEEEAEEEVVVDTAAPAGPTDYGVATPVEMPVDDIVAFLKPLPLFEGINDEGFSAIASLMRAERYAGDALLCRQGDQGNVMWVIAEGAVRVTLQGQEIVVLPAGQVVGEMAILDGSPRGTDLITGGETTLLTYTRDAYADTFRRAPDAGMALIKNISTVQQNRLRN, via the coding sequence GTGGCGCAACCTGCCCCATCCGACATCGCCACACGCTGGCTGAGCCAGTCGACGCTCGACGAGCTGGTGAGACTCGCCGAAAAGTCGCCCAAAGAGTTTCAAGTTCACTTCCGACGTCTGGACATCCGCAGGAAACTCCAGCTCCGGCGCTATCTGTTCCAGCGGCATCAGGACGAGGGCTACACGATCCCGTCGATGCTGATGCAGCCAATGGCGAAACGCGAAGCCGCCCCCACCCCTGAAGCCACATCGCTCGACGGCATGACGATCGGCGACGCCCTCGACGCGGCAGAGGCGGAGGAGACGAGCTCACTCGCCGACCTCGCCGCGCCATCGCAGACATCCGCCGCTGGCGGAGGTGCCGCCTCCCTCGACGACCTGTTCGCAGCCCCTGCGGAGACGTCCGCTGCCGCTGACGAAGCGGGTTCGCTCGATGATCTGTTCGCCGCGCCCGCCGAGGAAGCCCCGGCTGCCGAGTCCGACGACGGCTCCATGTCACTTGACGACCTGTTCGGCGACGAAGCCGAATCAGAGCAAGCCAAAGCCGCCGAGGAAGAGGCTGAGGAGGAAGTCGTCGTCGATACGGCGGCTCCGGCAGGTCCCACAGACTACGGCGTTGCGACGCCCGTGGAGATGCCCGTCGATGACATCGTTGCGTTCTTGAAGCCCCTCCCGCTGTTCGAGGGTATCAACGACGAGGGGTTCTCAGCCATCGCATCGCTGATGCGCGCCGAGCGGTATGCCGGCGACGCGCTCCTGTGCCGCCAGGGCGACCAGGGCAACGTGATGTGGGTCATCGCCGAAGGCGCTGTTCGCGTGACGTTGCAGGGGCAGGAGATCGTCGTGCTGCCCGCCGGGCAGGTCGTCGGTGAAATGGCGATCCTCGACGGGAGCCCTCGGGGCACCGACCTCATCACCGGCGGTGAGACGACGCTTCTCACCTACACGCGCGACGCCTACGCCGACACGTTCCGGCGCGCACCCGACGCCGGTATGGCGCTCATCAAGAACATCTCGACGGTCCAGCAGAACCGGCTCCGCAATA